In Chryseobacterium oranimense, a single window of DNA contains:
- the panB gene encoding 3-methyl-2-oxobutanoate hydroxymethyltransferase yields the protein MSVHSEIKKVTTETLRKMKFDKEKITMLTAYDFTTAKMVDAGGVDAILIGDSAANVMAGFETTLPITLDQMIYHSQSVVRGTDRALVVADLPFGTYQSNPEKALESAVRMMKEGGAHAVKIEGGKEISKSIKKIINAGIPVMGHLGLTPQSIYKFGTYKVRAKDEAEAEKLISDAQLLEELGCFAVVLEKIPADLAKKVSESISIPTIGIGAGPDCDGQVLVYHDMVGMNKGFSPKFLRRYLDLYTEITGAVAQYVKDVKSVEFPNENESY from the coding sequence ATGTCTGTTCACTCTGAAATTAAAAAAGTTACGACTGAAACCTTGCGAAAAATGAAATTCGACAAGGAAAAGATAACAATGCTTACTGCATACGATTTTACCACTGCCAAGATGGTAGATGCAGGCGGGGTTGATGCCATTCTGATCGGAGATTCTGCGGCCAATGTTATGGCGGGCTTTGAAACTACATTGCCCATCACATTAGACCAGATGATTTACCATTCCCAAAGTGTGGTAAGAGGAACGGACAGAGCTCTTGTCGTAGCTGATCTTCCATTCGGAACTTATCAGAGTAATCCTGAAAAAGCATTGGAGTCCGCTGTAAGAATGATGAAGGAAGGAGGAGCGCATGCTGTAAAAATTGAAGGAGGAAAAGAGATTTCTAAATCTATTAAAAAAATCATCAACGCAGGAATTCCGGTAATGGGACATTTAGGATTGACTCCACAGTCGATCTATAAATTCGGAACCTATAAAGTAAGAGCCAAAGATGAAGCAGAAGCGGAGAAATTAATTTCTGATGCGCAGCTTTTAGAAGAATTAGGCTGTTTTGCTGTTGTTCTGGAGAAAATTCCAGCTGACTTGGCTAAAAAAGTATCCGAAAGTATTTCCATTCCTACAATTGGAATAGGAGCAGGCCCCGACTGTGACGGACAGGTTCTTGTATACCACGATATGGTTGGAATGAATAAAGGTTTCAGTCCTAAATTTTTAAGAAGATATCTTGACCTGTACACAGAAATTACCGGAGCTGTTGCCCAATACGTAAAAGATGTAAAAAGTGTTGAGTTCCCTAATGAAAATGAAAGCTACTAA
- a CDS encoding RluA family pseudouridine synthase: protein MEEQIVYEDNHLLVVNKKVGQLVQGDKTGDESLLESIKNFIKKRDAKPGNVFLGLVHRIDRPTSGLVIYAKTSKALSRLTQMVKNREVKKTYWAVVGKEMIPQSQRLVHYLKKNEKNNKAIVFPKATEGAKEAILTYHVIKTLDNYMLLEIDLETGRHHQIRAQLSKTGVPIKGDLKYGAPRSNPDGGINLHARKLEFIHPVTKKSIEIIAPVPQNDAIWRACEE from the coding sequence ATGGAGGAGCAGATTGTATATGAAGACAACCATCTTTTGGTAGTCAACAAAAAAGTAGGACAGCTTGTTCAGGGCGACAAAACCGGTGATGAATCTTTACTGGAGTCCATTAAAAATTTTATAAAAAAAAGAGATGCCAAGCCTGGAAATGTTTTTCTGGGTTTGGTTCACCGTATAGACAGGCCTACTTCGGGGCTGGTTATTTATGCCAAAACTTCCAAAGCGCTTTCCCGTCTTACACAGATGGTAAAAAACAGGGAGGTTAAGAAAACTTACTGGGCTGTTGTGGGAAAAGAAATGATCCCTCAAAGCCAAAGACTCGTTCATTATCTGAAGAAAAATGAAAAGAATAATAAGGCTATTGTTTTCCCAAAAGCAACAGAAGGCGCAAAAGAAGCAATCCTGACTTACCATGTAATTAAAACACTTGATAATTATATGCTTCTTGAAATTGATCTTGAAACCGGAAGACATCACCAGATCCGCGCCCAGCTCTCAAAGACTGGAGTTCCGATAAAAGGAGATCTGAAATACGGGGCACCCCGCTCCAATCCCGATGGAGGAATCAATCTTCATGCAAGGAAACTGGAATTTATTCATCCCGTCACTAAAAAAAGCATTGAAATTATAGCCCCGGTTCCGCAAAATGATGCAATCTGGAGAGCTTGTGAAGAATAA
- the thiS gene encoding sulfur carrier protein ThiS, which produces MELTINHTTKTFEVLPGNLEALMAMEIPGKKKGIAVALNNRIIPLSAWAETLLRDKDSILIITATQGG; this is translated from the coding sequence ATGGAACTTACAATCAACCACACAACGAAAACATTTGAAGTACTTCCCGGCAATCTGGAAGCACTCATGGCTATGGAAATACCCGGAAAGAAAAAAGGGATTGCTGTAGCTCTCAACAACCGTATTATTCCACTGTCTGCCTGGGCAGAAACACTCCTTAGAGACAAAGATTCAATTTTAATCATTACTGCCACCCAGGGTGGATAA
- the thiC gene encoding phosphomethylpyrimidine synthase ThiC, whose amino-acid sequence MAHSITCSPFPNAKKIYVEGKIHPVSVAMREIHLSPTRLSNGTLEDNPPVTIYDTSGPYTDENASIDIMKGLPRIREQWILDRKDVDILNGITSEYGKARLADPRLDDLRFAYDHKPKVAKEGFELTQLYYAKQGIITAEMEYVAIRENQRIEQLESVSSEMACQHPGNSFGANTPKSKITPEFVRDEIAAGRAIIPNNINHPESEPMIIGRNFLVKINANIGNSAVSSSIEEEVEKAVWACRWGADTIMDLSTGKNIHETREWIIRNSPVPIGTVPIYQALEKVKGVPEDLTWEVFKDTLIEQAEQGVSYFTIHAGVLLRYIHLTAKRVTGIVSRGGSIMAKWCLYHHKENFLYTHFEEICEIMKKYDVAFSLGDGLRPGSIADANDAAQFAELETLGELTKIAWKHNVQVMIEGPGHVPMHMIKENMDKQLEVCQEAPFYTLGPLTTDIAPGYDHITSGIGAAMIGWFGCAMLCYVTPKEHLGLPNKEDVKVGVITYKLAAHAADLAKGHPGAQYRDNALSKARFEFRWEDQFNLSLDPDTARAYHDETLPAEGAKIAHFCSMCGPKFCSMKITQEIRDSAEKGMLDKSQEFIEKGKEIYI is encoded by the coding sequence ATGGCTCATTCAATCACCTGTTCGCCATTTCCGAACGCCAAGAAAATTTATGTTGAAGGAAAAATACATCCTGTCAGCGTAGCAATGCGTGAGATTCATCTCAGCCCTACCAGGCTGAGCAATGGAACCTTGGAAGATAATCCGCCGGTAACCATTTATGATACTTCGGGTCCTTACACGGATGAAAATGCATCCATTGATATCATGAAAGGACTACCGAGAATCAGGGAACAATGGATCCTGGACAGAAAAGATGTGGATATCCTGAACGGAATCACTTCGGAATACGGAAAAGCCCGTCTCGCAGACCCACGTCTTGATGACCTGCGCTTTGCCTACGATCACAAACCGAAAGTAGCCAAAGAAGGCTTTGAACTTACGCAGCTCTATTATGCAAAACAGGGAATCATTACTGCTGAAATGGAATATGTAGCGATCAGGGAAAATCAGAGGATTGAGCAGCTGGAATCCGTTTCCAGTGAAATGGCATGCCAGCATCCCGGAAACAGTTTTGGAGCCAATACCCCCAAAAGTAAAATCACCCCTGAATTTGTAAGGGATGAAATTGCTGCCGGAAGAGCGATTATTCCGAATAACATTAATCACCCGGAAAGTGAACCGATGATCATCGGGCGTAATTTTCTGGTTAAAATTAATGCCAATATCGGGAACAGTGCCGTTTCATCCAGTATTGAAGAAGAAGTGGAAAAAGCAGTTTGGGCCTGCCGATGGGGAGCAGATACCATCATGGATCTTTCTACAGGGAAAAACATCCATGAAACAAGAGAGTGGATCATCAGGAACAGCCCGGTTCCTATTGGTACCGTTCCCATTTACCAGGCTCTGGAAAAAGTAAAAGGTGTTCCCGAAGATCTTACCTGGGAAGTTTTTAAAGATACTTTGATTGAGCAGGCAGAGCAGGGAGTATCCTATTTTACCATTCATGCGGGAGTTTTATTAAGATACATTCACCTTACGGCGAAAAGAGTAACAGGAATTGTGTCAAGAGGAGGTTCCATCATGGCCAAATGGTGCCTTTACCATCATAAAGAAAACTTTCTGTACACCCATTTCGAAGAGATTTGCGAGATCATGAAGAAATATGATGTAGCTTTTTCACTGGGAGACGGCCTTCGTCCCGGGTCTATTGCAGATGCCAATGATGCCGCCCAGTTTGCAGAACTGGAAACTTTAGGCGAACTGACTAAAATTGCCTGGAAACACAACGTGCAGGTGATGATAGAGGGTCCTGGTCACGTACCAATGCATATGATCAAGGAAAATATGGATAAGCAGCTGGAAGTATGCCAGGAAGCACCGTTTTACACTTTAGGTCCTTTGACGACAGATATCGCACCGGGCTACGACCATATTACTTCCGGAATAGGGGCAGCGATGATCGGCTGGTTCGGATGTGCAATGCTTTGCTATGTAACTCCGAAAGAACATTTGGGCCTTCCCAACAAAGAAGATGTAAAAGTAGGTGTTATCACTTACAAATTAGCTGCCCATGCTGCAGATCTGGCGAAAGGCCATCCCGGAGCGCAATACAGGGACAATGCATTAAGTAAAGCCAGATTTGAGTTCCGTTGGGAAGACCAGTTCAACCTTTCATTAGATCCAGATACAGCCAGAGCTTATCATGATGAAACGCTTCCGGCAGAAGGAGCAAAAATTGCTCATTTCTGTTCCATGTGCGGGCCGAAATTCTGCTCTATGAAAATTACCCAGGAAATCCGCGATTCTGCAGAAAAAGGAATGCTGGATAAATCCCAGGAATTTATAGAAAAAGGAAAAGAAATTTATATATGA